Proteins encoded in a region of the Vicia villosa cultivar HV-30 ecotype Madison, WI linkage group LG5, Vvil1.0, whole genome shotgun sequence genome:
- the LOC131603426 gene encoding protein NO VEIN, whose protein sequence is MYPNRFSGGHPPPGRPPPPTVPNPNPFFQAAHNFHPPNASWPSPFQNYSSFPPPPQNPYGFAPPQNPYGFAPPPLNPPGCDPQSQNHPGFTPRPQNQPVSAPLPQNPSGSTAPPQNLPGSAPRPQNQPVSAPPQQNPKQAIAMADNASSKACRDILAAGDSVSAWKVSQKALLTLQVDSLNSLGIKMQQVPTLHRLMLTEGKVNAFIHCFVGVRRITSLYDLEVAICKNEGVGSFEELGLGPLLRHPLVIHYFSVRSNVTEVFKITSEEIIQFLCKFLDVSKAKAVIGVEEFLEFIAKKRSVERRELLGIRIQNLGMHISAIREAKKAEESALDKCLKTLRSKSDKFMNCPISSSQKKQLDERFSTIAQRVESFSSVEKSFRGKHVRFTSSSSEDEGSDYSTDNDQNDNIITSSWSNPSSKFGKSSERMSSCPYPSATEEMARLVVKGDKQGDSLSNSCLRKGFSEPPSKKRKTENVTSSKSPHLKLSNKYKKVDPTPIVNLNTTKVSKNMDKYLSITDDSLQMFVSTWKEACLEHKVTEVLERMLQFYGVKPREKNKIRMLLMSYPFLVGLLNAAVSAIKSGMWNSIYDTFQVFNHSELTNSPTKSSEYETLEIEPSLENIPLLAKDRAENTKCISAEDVVRKIGMYFDFDNEVYRNSDSHVKYKIMFLRKFCNCESWLAEQFGVKNFNSLGHGDLLSFLENSVDQLPRELLKLLGGGMCENSAFKACMSSNELVALLSQAISSLWENETVTKQIISMLLMRQFPSIGFEFAESGSLEDLLDTVREHKSNVTSNCVVFSATMFEEHYHIDSLSDGDNNWSGITTGSSEMGHKTKSSETITAKNAIEVLLKSPMLSDLSKWSHWDLMFAPSLGSLISWLLNDLNTEELLCLVTRDGKVIRIDHSATLKSFLEAAVQGSSFRTAVSLLSLISLFGGKRKVPLSLLKQDSSSAFEVLFKNFVEDIEVGNDKNAFQSGEALCKTNILAEFSTTKMSGEFGKHLLKVNKVVSLMSKFVLDCLGYLPAEFHNFAADVLLSGMRSVFKDAAAAILCECSNMEQHLMLHEIGLSLGITEWINDYKAFISNNTFDQFCAHVSCLKDGKTKTSARLKHDQEFLDKSPVPEVDMVTSLVPRELNEMCTEISQTVDAEKSIDKSMTSHLQSGKDIDSTLVIESIRQDEFGLDPSLSDTDSCMLKKQHARLGRALHCLSQELYSQDSHFILELVQNADDNNYPESVEPTLAFILQDSGIAVLNNEQGFTAQNMRALCDVGNSTKKGSNTGYIGKKGIGFKSVFRVTDAPEIHSNGFHVKFDISEGQIGFVLPTLVPPCDIELLRKMAFTGTDSYGDNPWNTCILLPFRSHLSEGTVINSIMTMFSDLHPSLLLFLHRLKCIKLRNLLNDTLIVMKKEISEDGIIKVSHGKEKMAWFVVSQKLQTNSIRFDAQTTEISMAFTLQESDDGYSPCLNQQPVFAFLPLRTYGLKFILQGDFVLPSSREEVDGDSPWNQWLLSEYPNLFVRAVREFCELPCFKSEPGKGLSAFMSFIPLVGEVHGFFSTLPRLIISNLRMMNCLLVEGDNNGWAPPCKVLRGWTEQIRCLLPDNVLFEHLGLKYLDKNVLLSDTLARALGVEEFGPSVLVRVMSSLCYAKNGLISMNMSWLASCLNTLYVLMFDSSGTMSINFEVKDDILKRLKKTPFIPLSDGTYGSVDEGTIWLQSNTFNTGFDGEHKMEAFPNIYARLRTVSPSLLSAASGTSSLNVTSLDNVTRLLETIGVQQLSAHDVVKLHILPVLSDETMASKNQMLMIEYICFVMLHLKSTCSDCFIEREHIISELQCKSLLLTDCGFKCPSEVSIHFCTGFGNPVTAKKLADAVNMRWHEIDISYLKHPVNESVSSSLVKWREFFEEIGITDFAQIVQVEKSVVNICDATFKQEMWDRGLVSAESIVKDWESPEIVQLVSLLSNSGDQENCKYLLEVLDTLWDACYGDKARGYFVSKSVGDGHPFKSTFISNLCDIRWVVSTMDDELHYPKDLFYDCEAVRLILGSFAPYAVPKVKSERLVNDIGLKTRVTLGDILNIVKAWRKSSKTSFKASISQMSKFYTFIWKEMAALKQETLQDLMAGPFIFVPNSSVHSHEDDVFGTLVHPNEVFWHDPTGSVQKMEEFDTQSSSSNSPINKSLCNIYPGLHGFFVDECGVQEAPPLRSYIKILLQLSTVTLPSQAADKIFQVFLVWADGLKSGLLNVEDVVYLKDCLSKLEFPVLPTVQDKWVSLHPSFGLICWCDDKELKEEFKHSDNLDFLYFGEVTEDIKEMLLKKISFLMKNLGIPAISEVVTREAIYYGLSDCSFKESLINITLPYAQRYIYKSHHDKYIQLKHSGFGILNDLKVIVVEKLFYRNVIKGCDRLSNKRVECSCLLQGNILYTIQEADHLSLFMELSNLLLDGIDGDYKIHMANFLHTITNSSESESREKMLNSQKVPKLPGEEPVWALSTVSSMVEDEIPLPSDYVSSSNEQTLPLPKRKSGMSSHWPPADWKNAPDFNYARANGFKTQPGLISSSVSEVKNDDNFERFSAPTVCYEQGSVSVDPNVIDDLQIISASLASHETENLKNQSYPDFEPTSFHHIEFDPAILGDDVDESQVKAHSGSPAFSVRDRLQTGTYDAAQANATGRLGELLAYKYFTGKDGNTTVSWVNETNETGLPFDLIIGEGANKEYIEVKATRSPRKDWFHISTREWQFAAEKRESFSIAFVVITGDNNARVAVFRDPVKLCQQGGLQLVVMMSKQQRQLQVVS, encoded by the exons ATGTACCCTAATCGTTTCTCCGGCGGCCACCCACCGCCAGGCCGGCCTCCTCCACCAACCGTTCCAAACCCTAACCCGTTCTTCCAAGCAGCTCACAACTTCCATCCCCCAAACGCTTCCTGGCCTTCCCCCTTTCAAAACTATTCCTCTTTCCCTCCTCCGCCGCAAAACCCCTATGGCTTCGCTCCGCCCCAAAACCCCTATGGCTTCGCTCCGCCGCCGTTAAACCCTCCCGGCTGTGATCCTCAGTCGCAAAACCATCCCGGCTTTACTCCTCGGCCCCAAAACCAGCCAGTCTCTGCTCCTCTGCCGCAAAACCCCTCTGGCTCCACTGCCCCACCGCAAAACCTGCCTGGCTCCGCTCCTCGGCCCCAAAACCAACCAGTCTCTGCTCCTCCGCAGCAAAATCCCAAACAGGCTATCGCCATGGCTGACAATGCTTCCTCCAAGGCCTGCCGTGATATTCTCGCTGCCGGAGACTCTGTCTCCGCGTGGAAAGTGTCTCAGAAAGCTCTATTGACACTCCAGGTTGATTCTTTGAATTCTCTAGGCATTAAAATGCAGCAGGTTCCCACACTTCACCGTCTTATGCTCACTGAAGGAAAG GTGAATGCCTTTATCCATTGTTTTGTTGGAGTTCGGAGGATCACTTCTTTGTATGATTTGGAAGTGGCGATATGCAAAAACGAGGGTGTTGGTAGCTTTGAAGAGCTTGGATTAGGGCCTTTGTTACGCCACCCTTTAGTTATTCATTATTTCTCAGTTCGTTCCAATGTGACCGAAGTGTTTAAGATAACCAGTGAGGAGATAATTCAGTTTTTATGCAAATTTTTAGATGTTTCTAAAGCTAAAGCAGTCATTGGAGTTGAAGAGTTTCTCGAGTTTATTGCCAAGAAGAGATCGGTTGAACGCAGGGAATTGCTTGGGATTCGAATTCAGAACTTGGG AATGCACATATCTGCCATAAGAGAAGCTAAAAAAGCAGAGGAGTCTGCACTAGATAAATGCTTGAAGACTTTAAGATCAAAAAGTGACAAGTTTATGAATTGTCCTATTTCTTCTTCTCAGAAAAAGCAGTTAGATGAACGTTTTAGCACCATTGCTCAGCGTGTAGAGTCGTTTTCTTCTGTTGAAAAATCTTTTCGTGGCAAGCATGTTAGATTCACTTCGTCAAGCTCAGAAGATGAAGGTAGTGATTATTCTACAGATAATGATCAGAATGATAATATTATTACAAGCAGTTGGTCAAATCCATCCTCAAAATTTGGCAAAAGTTCAGAACGAATGAGTAGCTGTCCCTACCCATCTGCAACCGAAGAGATGGCACGCCTTGTGGTGAAGGGTGATAAGCAGGGAGACTCCCTTTCTAATAGCTGCCTTAGAAAGGGATTTAGTGAGCCCCCtagtaaaaaaagaaaaactgaaaATGTTACTTCTTCCAAATCTCCACATTTAAAGTTGTCTAACAAGTATAAAAAAGTTGATCCAACCCCAATCGTAAATCTTAACACAACCAAGGTATCAAAAAATATGGACAAATATCTTTCAATCACTGATGATTCTTTGCAGATGTTTGTCTCAACCTGGAAGGAAGCGTGTTTGGAGCACAAGGTTACTGAG GTTTTGGAGAGGATGCTTCAATTCTATGGAGTAAAACCACGGGAAAAGAACAAAATCCGAATGTTGTTAATGTCATACCCCTTCTTAGTTGGGTTATTAAATGCTGCT GTTTCTGCTATCAAATCTGGAATGTGGAATAGCATCTATGATAccttccaagtcttcaaccatagCGAACTAACTAACTCACCAACCAAAAGTTCTGAATACGAGACCTTAGAGATTGAACCTAGCCTGGAAAATATTCCACTGTTAGCAAAGGATCGTGCAGAGAATACAAAAT GCATTTCTGCTGAAGATGTCGTCAGAAAAATTGGAATGTATTTTGACTTTGATAATGAAGTATATAGAAATAGTGACTCACATGTGAAGTATAAAATAATGTTTTTGAGAAAGTTTTGCAACTGTGAAAGTtggttggctgagcagtttggtGTGAAGAACTTCAACTCTCTTGGTCATGGGGATCTCTTATCATTTCTTGAGAATAGTGTTGACCAGTTGCCTCGCGAACTGCTCAAATTATTGGGCGGTGGCATGTGCGAGAATTCCGCTTTCAAAGCCTGCATGTCCTCAAATGAGTTGGTTGCTCTACTATCTCAGGCTATTAGTAGTTTGTGGGAGAATGAAACAGTAACCAAGCAGATTATTTCCATGTTGCTTATGAGGCAGTTTCCTTCAATTGGTTTTGAATTTGCGGAAAGTGGGTCTCTTGAGGATCTTTTGGATACCGTTCGAGAGCATAAATCAAACGTGACTTCAAACTGCGTTGTATTTTCTGCAACCATGTTTGAAGAGCACTATCACATTGACTCCTTAAGTGACGGAGATAACAATTGGTCCGGAATCACCACTGGCAGTTCTGAAATGGGCCATAAAACAAAAAGCTCTGAAACTATTACAGCAAAAAATGCAATTGAAGTATTACTTAAGTCACCAATGTTGTCTGACTTGAGCAAATGGTCTCATTGGGATCTTATGTTTGCACCCTCCCTTGGCTCGCTAATATCATGGTTGTTGAATGATTTAAATACCGAAGAATTATTGTGTTTGGTTACCAGAGATGGAAAGGTGATACGGATAGATCATTCTGCAACCTTGAAATCTTTCCTTGAGGCTGCAGTTCAAGGATCCTCTTTCCGAACTGCAGTGAGTTTACTATCTTTGATCTCACTATTTGGAGGGAAAAGAAAAGTTCCATTGTCACTTCTAAAACAGGACTCTTCTAGTGCATTTGAAGTTTTGTTCAAAAACTTTGTGGAAGATATTGAAGTTGGTAATGATAAAAATGCTTTCCAGTCTGGGGAAGCTTTATGTAAAACAAACATATTAGCTGAATTTTCAACTACTAAAATGAGTGGTGAGTTTGGTAAACACTTACTTAAAGTGAATAAGGTGGTATCACTTATGTCTAAGTTTGTCCTTGATTGTCTTGGTTATCTACCCGCCGAATTTCATAACTTTGCTGCTGACGTGTTGCTCTCTGGGATGCGATCTGTTTTCAAAGATGCTGCTGCAGCTATTTTATGTGAATGCAGCAACATGGAGCAGCATCTCATGCTTCATGAAATAGGGTTGTCTCTGGGTATTACTGAGTGGATTAATGATTACAAAGCATTTATTTCGAACAATACTTTTGATCAGTTTTGTGCTCATGTTTCATGCTTAAAAGATGGCAAAACTAAAACAAGTGCAAGACTGAAGCATGACCAAGAATTCTTGGATAAGTCTCCTGTGCCTGAAGTGGATATGGTTACATCACTTGTGCCCCGTGAGCTCAATGAAATGTGTACTGAAATTAGTCAAACAGTTGATGCAGAAAAATCTATTGACAAATCTATGACTAGCCACCTTCAAAGTGGCAAAGATATTGATTCTACTTTGGTCATTGAATCTATTAGGCAGGATGAGTTTGGCCTAGATCCTAGTCTTTCTGATACTGACAGTTGCATGTTGAAGAAGCAACATGCTAGGTTAGGGAGAGCATTGCATTGTCTTTCACAAGAACTTTATTCTCAAGATTCACATTTTATCCTTGAACTG GTTCAAAATGCAGATGATAATAATTATCCCGAAAGTGTGGAGCCAACTCTTGCTTTCATTCTTCAAGATTCTGGTATTGCTGTATTGAATAATGAGCAAGGGTTCACTGCTCAAAATATGAGAGCACTTTGTGATGTTGGAAATTCAACGAAGAAGGGGTCCAATACTGGATACATAGGGAAGAAAGGCATTGGCTTCAAGTCTGTTTTCCGA GTCACAGATGCTCCTGAGATCCATTCCAATGGTTTTCATGTTAAATTTGATATTAGTGAAGGCCAGATTGGTTTTGTTTTGCCCACATTAGTTCCTCCGTGTGATATTGAGCTGCTCAGGAAGATGGCATTTACTGGCACTGATTCATATGGTGATAATCCCTGGAATACGTGCATTCTACTTCCATTCAGATCTCATCTATCAGAAGGAACTGTCATAAATAGTATTATGACTATGTTTTCTGATCTTCATCCTTCGTTGTTACTATTCCTTCACCGACTTAAGTGTATCAAGTTGAGAAATTTGCTTAATGATACACTTATAGTTATgaaaaaagaaatttcagaagATGGTATTATCAAAGTTTCCCATGGGAAAGAGAAAATGGCATGGTTTGTAGTTTCTCAGAAGTTGCAGACAAATTCCATCCGCTTTGACGCGCAAACAACTGAAATATCTATGGCCTTTACACTGCAGGAATCGGATGATGGTTACAGTCCCTGCTTAAACCAGCAGCCAGTTTTTGCTTTCCTTCCTTTAAGAACATATGGCCTGAAATTTATTCTTCAAGGTGATTTTGTTCTTCCCTCATCCAGAGAGGAAGTTGATGGAGATAGCCCATGGAACCAATGGTTGTTGTCAGAGTATCCTAATTTGTTTGTCAGAGCAGTGAGGGAGTTTTGCGAGCTTCCCTGTTTTAAGAGTGAGCCTGGAAAGGGATTGTCTGCTTTCATGAGCTTCATTCCTTTAGTTGGGGAAGTGCATGGTTTTTTCTCCACACTACCTCGTTTGATTATTTCAAATTTACGCATGATGAATTGCTTACTTGTGGAGGGTGACAATAATGGATGGGCCCCTCCATGCAAGGTATTGAGAGGTTGGACTGAGCAGATCCGCTGTCTTCTTCCTGATAATGTACTTTTTGAACACCTAGGGCTCAAATACTTGGATAAAAATGTACTATTGTCTGATACACTAGCAAGAGCACTTGGCGTTGAAGAGTTTGGGCCTTCAGTACTTGTTAGAGTAATGTCATCTTTGTGTTACGCAAAGAATGGGCTGATATCAATGAATATGAGTTGGTTGGCGTCTTGTCTAAATACACTCTATGTGTTGATGTTTGATTCATCTGGCACAATGTCAATCAATTTTGAAGTAAAAGATGATATTCTAAAACGCCTTAAAAAAACACCGTTCATTCCACTTTCAGATGGTACATACGGTTCCGTGGATGAAGGAACTATATGGTTGCAGTCCAATACTTTCAACACAGGATTTGATGGTGAGCACAAAATGGAAGCTTTCCCTAATATTTATGCTAGATTAAGGACTGTAAGTCCGTCCCTTCTTTCCGCAGCTTCTGGTACTTCCAGCTTGAATGTGACTTCTTTGGACAATGTTACTCGGTTACTTGAAACTATTGGTGTTCAACAATTGTCTGCACATGATGTTGTGAAGTTGCATATTTTACCTGTATTATCTGATGAAACAATGGCAAGCAAGAACCAAATGTTGATGATTGAATATATATGTTTTGTAATGCTGCACCTGAAATCTACTTGTTCTGATTGTTTCATTGAAAGGGAGCATATCATCTCAGAGTTGCAATGTAAATCTTTATTATTGACAGATTGTGGTTTTAAATGTCCTTCTGAGGTGTCAATTCATTTCTGTACTGGATTTGGGAATCCTGTCACTGCAAAAAAGTTGGCTGATGCTGTGAATATGAGGTGGCATGAAATCGACATAAGCTATCTAAAGCACCCCGTAAATGAGTCAGTTTCATCTTCACTAGTCAAGTGGAGGGAATTTTTTGAGGAAATTGGGATCACTGATTTTGCTCAAATAGTTCAGGTAGAGAAGAGTGTTGTTAACATATGTGATGCCACTTTTAAGCAGGAGATGTGGGATAGGGGTCTAGTATCTGCTGAATCAATAGTCAAAGACTGGGAATCCCCAGAAATAGTGCAATTAGTATCATTATTGTCTAACAGTGGTGATCAAGAAAATTGTAAGTACCTCTTGGAGGTTCTTGATACATTATGGGATGCTTGCTATGGTGATAAAGCTAGAGGTTATTTTGTCTCTAAATCTGTTGGAGATGGCCACCCCTTTAAGTCTACTTTTATATCTAACTTATGTGATATTCGATGGGTGGTATCAACCATGGATGATGAGCTACACTATCCTAAAGATTTATTTTATGATTGTGAAGCAGTCCGGCTGATCCTTGGATCTTTTGCACCATATGCTGTTCCAAAG GTGAAAAGTGAAAGATTGGTGAACGATATTGGGTTAAAGACTAGAGTTACTCTTGGTGACATTTTGAATATTGTTAAAGCCTGGAGAAAATCATCAAAGACTTCATTCAAAGCCAG CATAAGCCAAATGTCTAAATTTTACACATTCATTTGGAAGGAAATGGCAGCTCTAAAGCAGGAAACCCTGCAAGATTTGATGGCTGGGCCTTTTATATTTGTCCCTAACTCATCTGTTCATAGTCACGAGGATGATGTTTTTGGGACGTTGGTGCATCCCAATGAAGTCTTTTGGCATGATCCAACTGGTTCTGTTCAGAAGATGGAGGAGTTTGATACTCAAAGCAGCTCATCCAACTCCCCAATTAACAAGTCACTGTGCAATATTTACCCTGGCCTTCATGGTTTCTTTGTTGACGAGTGTGGGGTCCAAGAGGCACCTCCTCTACGCAGCTATATTAAAATTTTGCTTCAGTTATCAACCGTCACTCTACCTTCACAAGCAGCAGATAAA ATTTTTCAAGTTTTCCTCGTGTGGGCAGATGGACTAAAATCTGGTTTGTTGAATGTTGAGGATGTCGTATATCTGAAAGATTGTCTTTCAAAATTAGAATTTCCCGTGCTTCCCACTGTGCAAGATAAGTGGGTTTCATTACATCCTTCCTTTGGTCTTATCTGCTGGTGTGATGATAAGGAGTTGAAAGAAGAATTTAAGCATTCGGATAACCTTGACTTTCTTTATTTTGGTGAAGTAACAGAGGACATTAAAGAAATGCTGctaaaaaaaatttctttcctTATGAAAAATTTAGGTATTCCAGCTATCTCAGAG GTGGTAACTCGTGAAGCAATATATTATGGACTATCTGATTGTAGCTTTAAAGAATCATTGATAAATATTACTCTTCCATATGCTCAGCGCTACATTTATAAATCTCATCATGATAAATATATTCAACTTAAGCATTCTGGTTTCGGTATTTTGAATGATCTTAAAGTTATCGTTGTTGAGAAGCTGTTCTACAGGAATGTTATAAAGGGCTGTGACAGGCTATCAAACAAACGGGTTGAATGTAGTTGTCTTCTACAG GGAAACATTTTGTACACAATTCAAGAAGCAGACCATCTTTCCTTGTTTATGGAGCTTTCCAATTTATTACTTGATGGGATTGATGGGGATTATAAAATTCACATGGCAAATTTCCTTCACACGATAACAAACAGTTCAGAATCTGAGTCCCGTGAGAAAATGTTGAATAGCCAAAAGGTGCCAAAGCTTCCTGGTGAAGAACCTGTTTGGGCACTATCTACCGTGTCTTCAATGGTAGAGGACGAAATACCCCTCCCTTCAGATTATGTTTCGTCTTCGAATGAACAGACATTGCCATTGCCAAAAAGGAAGAGCGGAATGTCCTCACACTGGCCACCTGCTGATTGGAAAAATGCACCAGATTTCAATTATGCCCGTGCTAATGGATTCAAGACCCAACCTGGTCTGATTAGTAGTAGCGTTTCTGAAGTGAAAAATGATGATAATTTTGAACGCTTTAGTGCTCCAACTGTTTGCTATGAACAAGGATCAGTTTCTGTTGACCCGAATGTCATAGATGATCTACAAATAATTTCTGCGTCCTTAGCATCGCATGAAACTGAAAACTTAAAAAATCAATCCTACCCTGATTTTGAGCCGACTAGTTTTCACCATATCGAATTTGATCCTGCTATTTTGGGTGATGATGTGGATGAATCTCAAGTTAAAGCTCACTCGGGTTCCCCAGCTTTTAGCGTGAGAGACCGGCTTCAAACTGGTACATATGACGCAGCACAAGCAAATGCAACCGGCAGATTAGGCGAGTTACTTGCATACAAGTACTTCACCGGTAAAGATGGCAATACTACTGTAAGTTGGGTTAATGAAACTAATGAAACAGGACTTCCGTTTGATTTAATCATTGGAGAAGGTGCTAATAAAGAGTATATCGAAGTTAAAGCAACTAGGTCTCCAAGAAAAGACTGGTTCCACATCTCAACGAGAGAATGGCAGTTTGCAGCTGAGAAAAGAGAATCTTTTAGCATTGCATTTGTTGTAATAACAGGAGATAACAATGCGCGGGTGGCTGTATTCAGAGATCCAGTAAAATTATGTCAGCAAGGTGGACTGCAACTGGTTGTTATGATGTCGAAACAACAGAGGCAGTTACAGGTTGTGTCATAG